The DNA region GTAAACTCCAAATAATAACTTTACCCTTCATAAGAAATCAATGTTTTAGTATTAGACATCATGATTCATGTAAACTTATGAGCACAAAGTTACCGGCAAAAAAGCTTTCAATCCAAACTTTCTCACTGACGAATACTGACCAAATCTATTTTTGACAAACTACAATGTTACATTTTTCTTTGCTTGTGTTACATTCCGGACAAAGATGCATTAACTTCACATTACAACTATCATATTTACAATAGAGTAGCCTATATTATACTATCTTTCACCATTTTATCCGCAACGGAACTTTTTAATTGGTATACATCATTCTTATAGTCAACAAAAAGATGCGTTATTCCATCTAAGGACCTACGTAAACGCTGAATCACTGTATATATTCTGTCCTGTGTTCCACTACCATCAGGCCATAAAGCCTCATCTATTTTACCGGTAGAAAGCCGATACCCTTCTGACTCTAAAAACAACTTCAATAAATAAGCCACTTGTGGTGCCAACTTTTTCGTCAGTTCAACACTCTTCAACACCTTTTCTTCCGGATCGAAAAATACACCTTCTTCCAACTGATAAATATGAGAATTTTCAGCTTTCACAGCAATAACAGGCACTATTGGTTTTGTAGTGACAGTCTTATGCTTTATGAACCACTTCTCTAATATGAAAATGATCTTTTCTCGCGAAAAGAATAAAAAAGCGAAAATAATCCATGAAAAGCAAATAACAAGATATCTCCAGCCACTGAACGCTTCGTACCAGCCATAAGAAATAAAACCTGTAGCTTCCACCTCGCAACGTTCACCTAAATAATAAGAAAGTAAACTATCTGCAGAAAGCAATCCACTAATATTTTCAGAATGAGCAACTGACGTACGCTCCTGAAGATCGGTAACAGAAACACGTGTACGGGTTTTCACTGGAATATCTGCTGCGACTAATAAACTGTCCCACATTTTATTCAAAGTATCAGGGATCAGAGGATAATCTTCCAATAAAATACTAAGGACACTCCTCTTTAGCCCTTCTTTCACAAGACTATGATTAAACTTTTCTTCCGATATCATATATTCTCTTTCTCCCAGCTCATCTATTATCTTTATTGGTCCCGGTGAAGGTTCATCCAAAGAGAAAGTGGAGTATCCCATGGATTCCTTATAAAATACCAAAACCGTATCGCGCTTCTGCAACTCCAATTCCAGTGCCTGCCTAAATATAGCAGATGCCTGTTCTCTCCAATGTTTAGCTCCATTTTGATATAAAGCGTATGTAATACCTCCAGAAATCAGCAGACATACAATAGTCCCCCAATATAGTAATTTCTTATCATGAACTTTCATGCGTTCTTATTTTCTATCTTTGGGATGTAAAAATAAGAAAATAATATCAAAAAAAATAACAATAAAGAATTATTTGTCAGCAGCAAGCATGGATTAATCATCATACAACGACTGATACAGGCTATATCCGAGATGCACTTGCTCCGTACCTTCTCCACTCATAGGTACCTCTGAGCGAAGAAACCACGGCCTTGGTACGGAGCAAGTGCATCCCGGATATAATGCGGACAAAACAGATCCCATCGGAAAAAGCAAAAGAATTATCTACGCAAAATGACGCAAATGAACGCAAAAATCACAGGAAGCGGGTTGAAGAGATTTATTTTCCATAGATTTGCACAGTAACAGAAACAAGTAATTAAAAACACAATATCATGGGAATTATCAATCAAGGCATTCTCGGAGGTTTCTCCGGTAAAGTGGGACCGATAGTCGGTTTCCGCTGGAAATCAAACTACTATATCCGTGCACGCGCCGCCAAAGTCAGCAATCCGCGCACGCCGAAACAGCAAGAACAACGAGGCAAGTTTGCCACGGCATTCAGCTTCCTGAAAACGATGAAACCTTTCATACGTATGGGTTATAAAGAATTTACGCAAGATAAATCTGCATTCAACGCTGCCATGTCCTACACACTGAAAAGAGCTGTGACGGGTAGCGGAAAAGACATCACGATTGACTTCAACCGAGTGCTGGTGTCTATGGGAACGCTGATGCCCGTATTCGAAGGCGCAGCCATGCAAGAGAAGGATAAAATGAGTTTCAACTGGCAGAATAACAGTGGTATGGGAAATGCGGAGGACACCGATATAGCCATGCTGCTGGTGTACAACAAAGATAAAGAAATGGCTGTCTACGACACTGAGGCCGCATTACGTTCCGGCAAGCATGCAGAATTTCCCCTTCCGGATAGTTGGCAGGATGATGAACTGGTTGCCTATCTCAGCTTTCGCAATGCCGATGGAGACAGTGTTTCCAATAGCATTTGCCTACCGATTTCGATAGCCGAAGCACCGGAGAACGAGGCAGAAATACAGGCAGAATCTACTGATGCAACCTATGAAAAGCCCCTGCCCATCAAGAGGACAAAGCTTCAGCCACATATAGCTGTACATTTGTCTTCTGCTCCTCCCAACAATATTGGGACATGCAGGTGCGAAACCTGACGGAATATTCCGGCATTCAAACAACAAAAAAGCCGGATACCCGAGAAATGCGTTCTCTGTATCCGGCTTCCGATAATGCTTATACTTTTATTTTGTACTTGCCAGCATCAAAGTTGCGTCAGCATCGTTCAGTGCGTAAACACTCTTTTGGATGTTACTGTTGTAAGCATTGCGCTTAGAGTTCCAACGGGCATAGTTTACTGCAATTTCATTGTTGCTGTACTCTACATTCATTTTGAAGTAGGGAACCCAGGCTTCTTTTACGCTGTCCCACTTGGAAGCTTCCTTGCTGGCTACGCGGTTTTCGTTATCGTAAGTATACGTGTAACGGAGGTGGCGGAACAAGTGACCGTCTTCGTTCTTAAAGATGGTCTTCGCGGTCATCAGTTCACCGGTCATCTCTTCGTTCTTTACGTACTGGGTAGGATTGCTTGCACTTGCAGAGAAGTTCATTACACTTGCCATTACTACTACCATCATTACCACTGCTTTTGAAATTAAGTTCGTTTTCATAATCGTTATTTTTTTATTGTTATTACTTCTTGATTTTTTAAGAGGAAGTCTTTGTCAACCGCCTTCGACAATATATAGTCAAGTGCCGTGCCAAAACAATAAGATGCTGATTATCAACGATTATACATTTTCAGAGAGTGTTCGTAAACGGACAAGTGTCCGCACAAAAGCGGACAAACAAGAACAAATAGATTCAAAGTATAACAGATTTGTATGCCTTAAAGTACTATAATAGCAAACAAAGTATTACTTTTACCTCATAATAAAAAAAATTATGACTAAAGAAGAACTACTACATAAACTCACTGACATTGAATGGAATGATTTTGAAGTAAAATCCGCTCAAACCGAACTTCCCAAAAATATTTGGGAAACAGTATCTGCTTTTGCCAACACTTCCGGCGGATGGATAGTGCTTGGAATAGAAGAAAATAGAAAAAATGGAATAAGCCAATACCAAATATCAGGAGTGAAGAAACCTGAAAAACAGGAACAAGATTTTATAGGTACACTTCGTTCGTAGACAAAGTTTAACCTTCCAATTCCTGTACAAGCCGAAAAATACATTATTGACGGAGTTGAGGTACTTGCATTTTACATCCCTTCATCTCCCATCAAACCTGTATATTTTAATAATAACCTAAGCAATACTTTTATACGTACCGGAAGTGGAGATCAACGAGCAACTGAGATGGAAATCCTTGCCATCCAGCGAGATCAAGCCTTTGGTAGTCGCTCCGAACAAATCATACCCAATACAACACTTGAGGATCTTAATCCTTCATCACTTCAGACTTTTCGTCGCCGCATCCAAGAATTCAATCATGAATTTGCTTATAACAACCTTGACGATAAGACTTTTTGCCAAAAAACAGGGATTACTTATAATAATCAACTCACTTACGGTAGTCTTCTTATGTTAGGAAAAAGAGATGTGGTTCAAAGTATTATTCACAATTTTTGGATAGATTATATTGAAATTCCCGGTACTTCTTATCAAGATGCCCCCACTCGATATACTTATCGTATGCCGGAACAGGAGAATATTTGGGAATACTACCAAGTTTTAATACAACGCTTACGTTTATATGTTGATGCCCCCTTCAGTACAGGGCCTGACGGGTATTCACCAGATGACAATTCCCAACTTTATGCCCTCCGGGAAGGTTTGGTCAATTTATTGGCACATGCCGATTATTTTAGCCCTATGCATTCGACTATTCGTGTATTTGATAATCGCATAGAATTCCAAAACCCCGGTCGTTTCTATATTGATCTCAATCGCCTTAAAGAGCAAATAATCTCAATACCACGCAATCCCAACATCATCAAACTTTTCCGCTATGCCAAGCTCTCTGAAAATGCAGGCTATGGAATAGACAAAATACTCAAATGGGAATTACTTACAGGCCAAAAGGTAAGTTTCGCAACAGATATGGTCTGCTCTATGGTAACTTACTTCCGTCCTATACAAAGCGGGAAAACAGCCGAACAAAGCGAACAAACAACCGAACAAAGCGAACAAACAACCGAAAAGAATGAATATTTGCAAATTCTCAATCTAATGAAAGAAAATCCCTCTATTACCCGGAAGGAGATTTCCGAAAAACTTGGTCTTTCAGAATCTGCAGTTCAAAGACGCATAACCTACCTAACCAATAATGAAATGCTTTCCCGCATCGGAGGAAGGTATAGCGGAGTCTGGAAAGTGCTAAAAGAAATACCATAATAATAGAACGGGCTGGCAGGAAATAGATATTTCCTGCCAGCCCACTCATTTGAGAAAACTATTCATTTCATTTTGTACTTGCCAGCATCAAAGTTGCGTCAGCATCGTTCAGTGAGTAAACGCTCTTTTGGATGTTGCTGTCATAAGCGTTGCTCTTAGAGTCCCAACGGGCGTAGTTTACTGCAATTTCATTGTTACTGTACTCTACATTCATTTTGAAGTAGGGAACCCAGGCTTCCTTTACGCTGTCCCACTTGGAAGCTTCCTTGCTGGCTACGCGGTTTTCGTTGTCGTAAGTATATGTGTAACGGAGGTGGCGGAACAAATGACCGTCTTCGTTCTTAAAGATGGTCTTAGCGGTCATCAGTTCACCGGTCATCTCTTCATTCTTTACGTACTGGGTAGGGTTGCTTGCACTTACAGAGAAGTTTATTACGCTTGCCATTACTACTACCATCATTACCACTGCTTTTGAAATTAAGTTCGTTTTCATAATCGTTATTTTTTTATTGTTATTACTTCTTGATTTTTTAAGAGGAAGTCTTTGTCAACCGCCTTCGACAATATATAGTCAAGTGCCGTGCCAAAACAATAAGATACTGATTATCAACAGATATCCATTTCCGAGTAATGTTCATTTCCGGACAAGTGTCCGCATAAAAGCGGACAAACCAAGAATAAAGCACACTTTTCCCTTCAAGTTAAAACTTCGGTAAATTCACAGAGCAAACAAGTTGGGACCCGGCATTTAATCAACCAGACTTTTTAGAATGGGTTGTTCAGGCAATCCAAATAGGATGAATATATAAAATACTGATCAAATTGTCATTTTGTATTTTTAGTTAGCCGAGAATCCGTTATTTCCAACCGGAACCCTACGGGAATGGAAATACACGAATAAAAACAAGCAAACATCAGATTGTTAGTACACTATCGAAATTCTTACATTTCTTCCAGACTGAAATATCTCTCCTAAATCATCCTTATAAGAGAAAATCACATATCAAATAACCCTTTTACCCGGAAGTAGTAACCCTTTTACCTATAAGTAGTAATGATATCACCCATAAGTAGTAACCTTATCACCTGTAAGTAGTAACCCTTTTCTGTATAAATAGCTTGTAAAAATGCATAACACATGGGAACAGTGCATTTTTATTCCTTACTTATTAACAGAATATGCTGGAATGCGAACCTGCACAATTAAGCGTGTTACAAAAAACAGGAATATTCCGCCATTAAGAACACGATTCAAGGATTATATCATCATTTAGACATTTCTATTATTCTCACTATCTTCCGAAGCCAGCTGTACATTTTATCGGTTTCTTATTTTATTAGGGCATCAATCTTTGCCGCCGTCTTCGGATAACTGGGTCTCAATGCAGTGCCATAATCCACTATAACCCCATCACGGTTAATCAGAAGGAATTGCGGTATGCTGTTCATGCCCCAGTGCTTCATGATGCGGTGATAGTCATCGGAGGTTGCCCAATCTTCCGAATAGACGCATTCAATATTCTTCCCCTGTAGAGAGAAGCGTTCCAGAACCTTATGGTACGCTTCCCGATCTCTACTTCCACAGATACTCACCATTACCACATCATCGGGAGAATATCGCTTGCGTAATTCCTTCAAAGGCTCCATTTCTGCCAGACAAGGGGGACAAATCACTCCCCAGAAATCAACATAAATCACCTTGCCTGCGTACTTTTCCAGAAGATTATATACGGGAATCATAAACGGCATGTCCTTCCTGACAGCCGCCTCATCGGCATTATTGCCATAGAGCATCTGGTGGGATACCTTTCCGGGAGCTTTCAGATAATCCACTTTATCCTCATATAATTCAAGTATGGGTTGCCTCAAATGGGAAGCCTGCACTATAGAATCGAACTGGAGCCTGTAATCAGCCAGAAAAAGTGTATCGTTATCGCATAAAGAGATGCCCATGGATTGGAGATATAAATACGGCAGGATAGCATTATCCTTGCAATCCTCGACAAGATCTGCTAACTCAAAATTGCTATATTCTCTCCTGGTGTGATTGCAATAGAGGAAAAAATTCACCGTTTCAGCAAGCGGAAACAGACCGGCAAAAACGGTTTTCCCCGAAAAGAGAGGATTAAGTTTTAACATCAATGCCATATACAGACTGACATCATTGCCCTGTGATGCCTGTGACGCAGCATAGTTAAAGAGTGCATTATAATAATCTATCCACAGTAAATCCGCTGTATATTCTTCAACCTCGGCACCCGGAGAATGTTCCTTCAGGAAGTCGTCACGACGTTCCCAACGACTGGTATGCTCTTCTCCCAATTCCTTTTCAAATTCTTCGAAAGTACTCCTTGGATTACAATAATAAGGGCCACGATAATATCCACCTAAAGTGAAAAGAGCCATATATTGATTCAGTGTACCGGAAGTTCCCGTAATCTTGGGAGACAGCAAATCACTGAAGTCAATCTCTACAAACAGACTATCGCCCGGATGTACAAACAAGTGCTCCGCATAATTGCGAAGAACAACTTCGCGAACGGGAGCGTAAGGACTAAAACGGAAACTGAAAGTACCGTCATCCGCTATGGGAGAAGTGTAGACAGTCTCCATCTCAGACAGATAAGGTATCACGAGCGTCACCTCCTTTTCTTTCGGATAGACCTCCCTATTCAAGACACGGCCCGAGATTATCACCTCCTTTGCCAAATCCTCATTATCCTCCTGAGCCTTACAGCTAAGGAAAGATAAAAAAGCAATCAGTAAGCATAGATGCTTCATACGCATTTTATGATTAATAAATGAATAATAATTTCAACGCACCGTTATAGACAGACTCTTTGTATGCCCGCCAAACTCGGGTGCATAAGCCGATTGCACGGTAGCAATACCAGTCTGATAAGTTCCCGGACGGTCTATATAGACTTTGTATTCTATCTGAACAATGCCCTTCCTTAGTTTATCAATAAAGAATTTGGCAGAGGCATCGCGCATCACCTGATAATAACCGGTAGCATCGGATTGGCGGTATCCCGACAACGCCTCCTTTGGCTCCATGCAAGCGGCACGCGTATCTTTTATCTGAACGAAATCCATATCGCGATCCGCCTTCACGGTCAGCCGGACAATAAGCTCATCTCCCACATGCAAATCTGTTTTTGAAGAAACTTCCTTGCCATCTCTATAGTAAGCACGGGTGATTTTCAAGCCGTTGCCTTTTGCTGATTGCAATTGATCCATGTCCTCCAGGCATTGAGCATATACAGCTCCCCAACCTATTCCTGCACCTGTATGTGCAATTTCTATTTGCCGGGCTCCGACCTCATTACCGGAGAAAGAACGACGGACATACCCTAATGCATCATCAGGAGCCACTACTGTTGTCCCGGCTATTTCCGCTTTCATGGTACTGTTTTCCGCCAACCGGTTATCATCTCCACTCAAGAAAGCATACACAGCATCGGCAGTAGCTACCGGATTATCCCAAACCTGCATTTGTTTTTGCTTAAGCAACCATTGCTTCATTTCAGCAATTGCCAGCGGTTCTTTCAGAATACCGGATAAGGCTTCAATAGCAACCACTTGTGTCGGAATTCTGTAACTGCCCCATGAATACCGGGCTTTCGGAGTATCAAAATAGCGTCCCATCTCGGGAGTAGCAACGGAATATTCCAGAATGGATCGCGCCAATTCGTCCGCCTTCACCTTTTTACCCGCTTTATGCAGTATGGTAGCGATAAGTGCCCTGTCGTAAATCACATCACTCGGAGCACCGGCCTCCAATCTATCAATCATATACGAGTAGGCGGTTTTATCAGCTCGCTTTGCCACCTGCTCATCTAAAGCACAGATGTACAGATAATGCAAGGATTGCTCGCCGGGTAATCCGTTCCTATTGCCTTTCTTTTCATTTTCCTTCATCTGTCTGTATTCATCCAGCCATTGGGTATGGAGATAGCTTACAGCCTTTTCATACATTCCCTGCACCGGAAGGGTAGACGCACCCATTGTGCGAAGCCGTGCCAGCATTTCTACGATCCGGGTAGTGATGTAACGGTTCCCCGTCATCCCTTTATACCAGCTCCATGAACCGTCAGGGAGCTGCAATGCTTCCAGACGGGATACCGCAATACGATTACGGTTACTCATCATGTTCAAGTCAAACAAAAGCGCTATATTCCTCTTCCGCTCTGTTTCATCAAGAGCATCTGCCAGCCAGGGAGTTTCTTTAAGTAACAGCTCCTTTAATTCTTCCTTAGCATTAAGATTGCCCGGCAATGGGCTTCCCTGTATCTTCCAGCTTTCAAATACCTGCCGGATGCGGGGATTGGCATCGAGGATGGCCACAGACAATGAATTGGCATAGTAAGCACTTGCCCACGACAAGGCATCCTCATCCACAGGATTGCCAATGACGGGTAAAGCCTGTATGGCATACCAGTCAGGATTGGCCGTCAGTTCCACCGTCAGCCGTTTGTTTGTTGCAGTTTTACTTCCATCATTAAACAGACTCTCCAGTGTAACCGATTTACTTTCCGTACCATTCAATTGAACGGGTATCGCTTCAGCTACCCATTGTTTATCAGACAGAACCGGAAGATAATGCTGCTCGCCATCACTGAAATTGCCTCCCTCGGCAATAATCCGGCAAATCCAGACCGTAGCTTCATCCGGGGTTTCCAAATCAAAAGATACGGAAACGGTTGCTCCGGCAGGCGCACTGAATTCGTGTTCGCGGGTTGACAGAACCCGGTTTGTTTGCGGGTCAACCAGT from Bacteroides sp. MSB163 includes:
- a CDS encoding DUF6266 family protein — its product is MGIINQGILGGFSGKVGPIVGFRWKSNYYIRARAAKVSNPRTPKQQEQRGKFATAFSFLKTMKPFIRMGYKEFTQDKSAFNAAMSYTLKRAVTGSGKDITIDFNRVLVSMGTLMPVFEGAAMQEKDKMSFNWQNNSGMGNAEDTDIAMLLVYNKDKEMAVYDTEAALRSGKHAEFPLPDSWQDDELVAYLSFRNADGDSVSNSICLPISIAEAPENEAEIQAESTDATYEKPLPIKRTKLQPHIAVHLSSAPPNNIGTCRCET
- a CDS encoding DUF3836 domain-containing protein — its product is MKTNLISKAVVMMVVVMASVMNFSASASNPTQYVKNEEMTGELMTAKTIFKNEDGHLFRHLRYTYTYDNENRVASKEASKWDSVKEAWVPYFKMNVEYSNNEIAVNYARWNSKRNAYNSNIQKSVYALNDADATLMLASTK
- a CDS encoding ATP-binding protein, with the protein product MTKEELLHKLTDIEWNDFEVKSAQTELPKNIWETVSAFANTSGGWIVLGIEENRKNGISQYQISGVKKPEKQEQDFIGTLRS
- a CDS encoding ATP-binding protein, producing the protein MEILAIQRDQAFGSRSEQIIPNTTLEDLNPSSLQTFRRRIQEFNHEFAYNNLDDKTFCQKTGITYNNQLTYGSLLMLGKRDVVQSIIHNFWIDYIEIPGTSYQDAPTRYTYRMPEQENIWEYYQVLIQRLRLYVDAPFSTGPDGYSPDDNSQLYALREGLVNLLAHADYFSPMHSTIRVFDNRIEFQNPGRFYIDLNRLKEQIISIPRNPNIIKLFRYAKLSENAGYGIDKILKWELLTGQKVSFATDMVCSMVTYFRPIQSGKTAEQSEQTTEQSEQTTEKNEYLQILNLMKENPSITRKEISEKLGLSESAVQRRITYLTNNEMLSRIGGRYSGVWKVLKEIP
- a CDS encoding DUF3836 domain-containing protein; this translates as MKTNLISKAVVMMVVVMASVINFSVSASNPTQYVKNEEMTGELMTAKTIFKNEDGHLFRHLRYTYTYDNENRVASKEASKWDSVKEAWVPYFKMNVEYSNNEIAVNYARWDSKSNAYDSNIQKSVYSLNDADATLMLASTK
- a CDS encoding TlpA disulfide reductase family protein, giving the protein MKHLCLLIAFLSFLSCKAQEDNEDLAKEVIISGRVLNREVYPKEKEVTLVIPYLSEMETVYTSPIADDGTFSFRFSPYAPVREVVLRNYAEHLFVHPGDSLFVEIDFSDLLSPKITGTSGTLNQYMALFTLGGYYRGPYYCNPRSTFEEFEKELGEEHTSRWERRDDFLKEHSPGAEVEEYTADLLWIDYYNALFNYAASQASQGNDVSLYMALMLKLNPLFSGKTVFAGLFPLAETVNFFLYCNHTRREYSNFELADLVEDCKDNAILPYLYLQSMGISLCDNDTLFLADYRLQFDSIVQASHLRQPILELYEDKVDYLKAPGKVSHQMLYGNNADEAAVRKDMPFMIPVYNLLEKYAGKVIYVDFWGVICPPCLAEMEPLKELRKRYSPDDVVMVSICGSRDREAYHKVLERFSLQGKNIECVYSEDWATSDDYHRIMKHWGMNSIPQFLLINRDGVIVDYGTALRPSYPKTAAKIDALIK